Proteins encoded in a region of the Candidatus Marinarcus aquaticus genome:
- a CDS encoding flagellar hook-basal body protein: protein MYPLAAGMINQLNRVDTISNNLANANTNGYKQTGLTEGTFNNYLDKAVEQNKPTSKLNVVMNNVPKLDARFINSEMGPMVQTANALDFALKQPDTFFKVQAPNGEIHLTRDGSFKVVNDQLVNANNYPVLDGENEPIQVEEGVNIAAVLGIAQTTYDNLENVGKNGFRVKENALVNYNAVEDPLTAAEQGVLEKSNVNSVTAMVQLIDAHRRFEQAQKAITGIGEMNSKMMDKLTAN, encoded by the coding sequence ATGTATCCATTAGCAGCAGGAATGATCAACCAACTTAATCGAGTTGATACTATTTCTAATAATTTAGCCAATGCCAACACCAATGGTTATAAACAAACCGGTTTAACAGAAGGCACGTTTAACAACTATTTAGATAAAGCAGTGGAACAAAACAAACCCACTTCTAAACTCAATGTGGTTATGAATAATGTACCCAAACTGGACGCACGATTTATCAACAGTGAAATGGGACCAATGGTGCAAACAGCCAATGCATTGGATTTTGCTTTAAAACAACCCGATACCTTTTTCAAAGTGCAAGCACCTAATGGAGAAATTCATTTGACACGTGATGGTTCATTTAAAGTGGTCAATGACCAACTTGTAAATGCCAATAACTATCCTGTACTTGATGGAGAGAATGAACCCATTCAAGTTGAAGAGGGTGTCAATATTGCTGCTGTACTTGGTATTGCGCAAACCACTTACGATAACTTAGAAAATGTAGGAAAAAATGGTTTTCGAGTTAAAGAGAATGCGCTTGTGAATTATAATGCTGTAGAAGATCCTTTAACCGCAGCAGAGCAAGGTGTCTTGGAAAAATCAAATGTGAATTCTGTGACAGCAATGGTACAGCTCATTGATGCGCACCGACGTTTTGAACAAGCACAAAAAGCGATTACGGGTATTGGAGAGATGAACTCTAAAATGATGGATAAACTAACAGCGAACTAA
- the flgB gene encoding flagellar basal body rod protein FlgB gives MEASHVSGLLFNQLSFRGERQKVISGNIANINTPDYKTKDLVFEDELQKAKSKDDLQLATTHQNHIPFDLTQPKKTGPQVVNVPNLIEKNDGNNVSLDKQMSEMSKNSVLFNALQASIKKDSGWMKTVIDSSSKSQ, from the coding sequence ATGGAAGCAAGTCATGTCAGCGGACTCTTATTTAACCAGTTGAGTTTTCGAGGAGAGAGACAAAAAGTAATCTCTGGAAATATTGCCAATATCAATACTCCAGATTATAAAACCAAAGACTTAGTCTTTGAAGATGAACTTCAAAAAGCAAAAAGCAAGGATGATTTACAACTTGCAACCACACATCAAAATCATATTCCATTTGATTTAACACAACCTAAAAAGACAGGACCTCAAGTAGTGAATGTACCTAATCTGATTGAAAAAAATGATGGAAACAACGTCAGTTTAGATAAACAAATGAGTGAAATGTCTAAAAACAGTGTTTTGTTTAACGCACTGCAAGCCTCAATTAAAAAAGATTCAGGATGGATGAAAACCGTCATTGATTCGTCATCAAAAAGTCAATAA
- the fliF gene encoding flagellar basal-body MS-ring/collar protein FliF has product MNQLLKFINNLNASQRAVIIGGFSILFVLLIGLLVWSNIKAQDEKLNYTIAANLTKNQVMLASSELEASGIPFQVIGSGNTLTLRTSKEFINIAKIKLVTSEAATNKHTGWEIFEKSSLGTTNFENKVKYLRALEGELSRSLESLSGVLRASVKIAIPKDTIFTERKTLPTASAVLTIKPGIYLTQKQIDGIKNFIASAVSNLTAENIKLIDQDGSLLEHSKDEMDHTKVRMQNKYKEELEKDYEHKIIALLEPIVGMGKVVARVSVDLAFIKKDVREEIYDPEGTIRSQQTTENIANSQGVVQQNGGVPGVQSNIEVNTDGNAGQNSTQSSSEETKNIINYEISKRIVNEEDNAFASLKRITAAVTFDSTVLAEVENKDEYVSSIVSVVQDTIGFSETRGDQITVKDFKFLSSGVSTSGAQVDANGNVIAEEGGSVDTLAMVKTILQEFSEYIQYIIATLLLFIFYKKFIAKNDIVIYDEKGNKVDADGNIIDDDGQIIKDYENEFDRQTAHGRLKAKVRSQLLNNIEGLDEEDAAKYEVLIDEIDKQVNDKPEEIAGMIEMLLTEGDAKFKLREAAKQNKA; this is encoded by the coding sequence ATGAACCAACTGCTTAAATTTATTAATAATCTTAATGCTTCGCAACGAGCAGTAATCATTGGTGGTTTTTCGATTCTCTTTGTTTTACTCATTGGTCTTTTGGTTTGGTCAAATATTAAAGCTCAAGATGAGAAGCTTAATTATACGATTGCAGCCAATTTAACCAAAAATCAAGTGATGCTTGCAAGCAGTGAGCTTGAAGCTTCAGGAATCCCTTTTCAAGTCATTGGTTCAGGAAATACCTTAACGCTTCGAACCAGTAAAGAGTTTATTAACATTGCAAAAATCAAGCTAGTGACCAGTGAAGCAGCAACCAATAAACACACGGGGTGGGAGATTTTTGAAAAATCCTCTTTAGGTACAACCAATTTTGAAAACAAAGTGAAGTATCTACGTGCACTTGAAGGGGAACTCTCTCGTTCTTTAGAGTCTCTTTCGGGAGTACTGCGAGCCAGCGTTAAAATTGCGATTCCTAAAGATACGATTTTTACAGAAAGAAAAACATTGCCAACCGCATCAGCTGTGTTAACCATTAAACCAGGTATTTATCTGACCCAAAAACAAATTGATGGGATTAAAAACTTTATTGCTTCAGCTGTATCTAATTTAACGGCAGAAAACATTAAATTGATTGATCAAGATGGTTCTTTACTTGAACACTCTAAAGATGAGATGGACCATACCAAAGTTCGAATGCAAAACAAGTATAAAGAAGAACTTGAAAAAGATTATGAACACAAAATCATAGCACTGCTTGAACCCATTGTAGGTATGGGAAAAGTAGTTGCGAGAGTTTCCGTGGATTTGGCCTTTATTAAAAAAGATGTACGTGAAGAGATTTATGACCCAGAAGGAACCATTCGAAGCCAACAAACGACTGAAAATATTGCTAACTCCCAAGGGGTTGTTCAACAAAATGGAGGCGTACCAGGGGTTCAATCTAATATTGAAGTTAACACCGATGGTAATGCAGGACAAAACTCCACACAATCTTCCTCTGAAGAGACAAAAAACATCATTAATTATGAGATTTCAAAACGTATTGTTAATGAAGAAGACAATGCATTTGCCTCTTTAAAACGAATTACGGCAGCGGTTACGTTTGACTCGACCGTTTTAGCGGAAGTTGAAAATAAAGATGAGTATGTGAGCAGTATTGTGTCAGTGGTTCAAGATACCATTGGATTCAGTGAAACACGAGGGGACCAAATCACAGTTAAAGACTTTAAGTTTTTAAGCAGTGGAGTGAGTACTTCGGGAGCTCAAGTGGATGCAAATGGAAATGTTATTGCCGAAGAAGGTGGTTCTGTTGATACTCTGGCCATGGTAAAAACAATTTTACAAGAGTTCAGTGAATATATTCAATATATCATTGCCACACTTTTACTCTTTATTTTTTATAAAAAGTTTATTGCAAAGAATGATATTGTTATTTATGATGAAAAGGGCAATAAAGTTGATGCAGATGGAAACATTATTGATGATGATGGACAAATCATTAAAGATTATGAAAATGAGTTTGATCGACAAACAGCACATGGACGACTCAAAGCAAAAGTGCGAAGTCAGTTATTAAATAATATTGAAGGTTTAGATGAAGAGGATGCTGCTAAATATGAAGTACTCATTGATGAGATTGATAAACAAGTCAATGATAAACCTGAAGAGATTGCAGGAATGATTGAGATGTTATTAACTGAAGGTGATGCGAAGTTCAAACTTCGAGAAGCTGCAAAACAAAATAAGGCATAG
- the fliG gene encoding flagellar motor switch protein FliG: MLDLLEEEHKEILKGMPMIERVATFCILLGEGPTVKIFQHLPKHYVEDISTAITQIKSIDKETSLAILNEFHILIKSSGYISSGGYEYAKEILYKSLGKGEADDVLSRLSKIKLASQAFSYLDAINPKQLADFIKDESPQTIAVILAHMEAPGAAEVLMQLDEDVKVKVTMQMATIKDVSPDVVRTVSLILEKKLESLLSSIVDVGGVKVVADMLNRVGPKSQDILKNINGVDTLLATKIKENMFVFEDLLNLDNDYVMKILQNCETPDVAVAMKNATSEDLEKVTSAMSQRARDRFMEEFEMLTKVKIKDIEAAQRKMLDVAQKLIEEGVIDREMDEQ, translated from the coding sequence ATGTTAGATTTATTAGAAGAAGAGCATAAGGAGATTTTAAAAGGGATGCCAATGATTGAGAGGGTTGCAACATTTTGTATCCTCTTAGGAGAAGGCCCAACTGTTAAGATTTTCCAACATCTTCCTAAACACTATGTCGAAGATATTTCTACTGCGATTACGCAAATCAAGTCGATTGATAAAGAGACTTCATTGGCGATTTTAAATGAGTTTCATATCTTAATCAAATCCAGTGGGTATATCAGTTCGGGTGGGTATGAATACGCTAAAGAGATTTTATATAAATCCTTAGGAAAAGGAGAAGCCGATGATGTTCTTTCACGATTGTCTAAAATTAAGTTGGCTTCACAAGCATTCTCATATTTAGATGCCATTAACCCTAAACAGCTTGCAGACTTTATTAAAGATGAGTCTCCTCAAACCATTGCCGTTATTTTAGCGCACATGGAAGCGCCAGGGGCTGCAGAGGTTTTGATGCAACTGGATGAAGATGTGAAAGTAAAAGTAACCATGCAAATGGCTACTATTAAAGATGTCTCTCCTGATGTTGTACGAACGGTATCGTTGATTTTAGAGAAAAAACTGGAGTCATTGTTATCCTCTATTGTTGATGTTGGTGGGGTGAAAGTGGTTGCAGATATGCTCAACCGTGTGGGACCAAAATCGCAAGATATTCTTAAAAATATCAATGGAGTGGACACATTGCTTGCAACTAAAATCAAAGAGAACATGTTTGTATTTGAAGACTTACTCAATTTGGATAATGATTATGTAATGAAAATTTTGCAAAACTGTGAAACACCTGATGTGGCAGTTGCAATGAAAAATGCAACTTCTGAAGACCTTGAAAAAGTCACTTCAGCAATGAGTCAAAGAGCACGAGATCGATTTATGGAGGAGTTTGAGATGTTGACTAAAGTAAAAATCAAAGACATTGAAGCAGCCCAACGTAAAATGTTAGATGTTGCTCAAAAACTAATTGAAGAGGGTGTAATTGATCGAGAAATGGATGAACAATAA
- a CDS encoding FliH/SctL family protein has protein sequence MQKNNVYSSATIVKGNEKDKAVKEQKLQAYQLGTFFNENTIEHQQNEQMQQVATLSDPGNPSATENMIPGSRGHDTLLNEIRNLQAQLQNIETKVSSIENEGVKGKDFDKQVVDAIKDLKHYASFFEQATFQMEGKILKTSMSIAKKIIGIELGENSAMIAKETTKNLLNKVKTASRIQIHVNPKDYLILKDQLKLDSFIELHEDVNVTLGGVVIASDLGNFDGNIEAKVNSMLESLESVI, from the coding sequence ATGCAAAAAAATAATGTATACTCAAGTGCAACCATTGTAAAAGGGAATGAAAAAGATAAAGCTGTTAAAGAGCAAAAATTGCAAGCGTATCAATTGGGAACGTTTTTTAATGAAAACACAATTGAACACCAACAAAATGAACAGATGCAACAAGTAGCTACATTATCAGACCCAGGAAACCCTTCTGCTACAGAGAACATGATCCCAGGAAGCAGAGGTCATGATACCCTTTTAAATGAGATCAGAAATTTACAAGCACAACTTCAAAATATTGAAACTAAAGTCAGTAGTATTGAGAATGAAGGCGTTAAAGGAAAAGATTTTGATAAGCAAGTCGTTGATGCGATTAAAGATCTGAAACACTATGCCTCTTTTTTTGAACAAGCCACTTTTCAAATGGAGGGTAAAATTCTTAAGACTTCGATGTCCATTGCAAAAAAAATCATTGGTATTGAGTTGGGTGAAAACTCTGCAATGATTGCTAAAGAGACCACCAAAAATCTTTTAAACAAGGTTAAAACGGCTTCTCGTATTCAAATTCATGTGAACCCAAAAGATTATCTTATATTAAAAGATCAATTGAAATTGGACTCTTTTATTGAACTTCATGAAGATGTCAATGTGACGCTTGGTGGGGTAGTTATTGCGAGCGACTTGGGTAATTTTGATGGCAATATCGAAGCCAAAGTAAACTCCATGTTAGAGTCGTTAGAGAGTGTAATTTAA
- a CDS encoding FliM/FliN family flagellar motor switch protein, with amino-acid sequence MSMIDITERDYDLLVDTEIIVDVILGDAELTVRDFLNLSEGDIISLNKDAGSGGDIYVNTRIVGTGDIIVMDEKLAVRVQDAMDSDNVVRYFFEEQMI; translated from the coding sequence ATGAGTATGATAGATATTACTGAAAGAGATTATGATTTATTAGTTGATACTGAAATTATAGTTGATGTAATACTTGGTGATGCTGAGTTAACTGTACGCGACTTTCTAAATTTGAGTGAAGGGGATATTATCTCTTTGAATAAAGATGCAGGAAGTGGTGGTGATATTTATGTAAATACTCGAATCGTCGGTACGGGTGATATTATTGTTATGGATGAGAAACTTGCAGTAAGGGTTCAAGATGCCATGGATTCAGATAATGTTGTTCGATACTTCTTCGAAGAACAAATGATTTAA
- a CDS encoding flagellar hook assembly protein FlgD has product MAVDTVNSEVGVDKNGNPYTKAISNDKLTNEDFLQLMLQELKLQDPTKPMDSTQMMDSQLQMSTLETNMATIDAMKSLQSSFAQTALSSASNIIGQIIETGEMSEAGVQKQFKVNSVEIINGTLYMQGHQIVGYNEETGELLYKAEPDFIEYNKITRVMNGSV; this is encoded by the coding sequence ATGGCAGTAGATACAGTAAATTCAGAAGTAGGGGTTGATAAAAACGGAAATCCGTATACGAAAGCGATCAGTAATGATAAGTTAACGAATGAAGATTTCTTGCAGTTGATGCTTCAAGAGTTGAAACTTCAAGATCCAACCAAACCAATGGACTCAACTCAAATGATGGATTCTCAATTGCAAATGTCAACACTTGAAACCAATATGGCAACCATTGACGCAATGAAATCGTTACAAAGCTCTTTTGCACAAACCGCACTTTCAAGTGCATCAAATATTATTGGGCAAATTATTGAAACGGGTGAAATGTCTGAAGCAGGTGTACAAAAACAATTTAAAGTGAACTCTGTTGAGATTATTAATGGAACACTCTATATGCAAGGGCACCAAATTGTAGGATACAATGAAGAGACAGGGGAACTTCTTTATAAAGCTGAACCTGATTTTATTGAATACAACAAAATTACAAGAGTAATGAACGGAAGTGTATAA
- a CDS encoding flagellar hook-basal body complex protein encodes MISALYNGMSGLGSFQKALNTQSNNIANINTVAYKTDRISFVDMMYQNRMGKGTATVEVQKNFKEGDYKLTNNPYDLAIEGTGYFVVYDPEKDEIYYSRAGDFKKSVDGFLVTQTGEHVRGIPAAVTGDMIMNEDFPNFMASQIIKSATSVQSVNVRATDYNSSATDEIDPVTGIKTKESSAIIADIELLKADYRKKLQAYANNPTNAGTAPTNQVTAITVADYATQLNDANDSVSVTVNNTKYTQNFEGDAETTMQFLAAKIAKAEGVKDASFDPATGTITVDTLIPGENIKINSLLVNDTAYTSIATTAAVAGSGEAAMNSSYAALEAAMTRANAELTQVVTDITIPPKGTATTGVTVDVDGYGDLQLNLTELGISDNQFSNFMVDDGIIYMVQGDNKYAIAKIPTVAFNNESGLVPEGGRLFKGTKDAGEPINADYGSKVVGKTIELSNSNMGESLVELMTFQRAYEANSRSITTADEFLNIAIQLKK; translated from the coding sequence ATGATCAGTGCTTTATATAATGGAATGTCGGGTTTAGGATCATTCCAAAAAGCCCTTAATACTCAGTCAAATAATATTGCCAACATCAATACCGTGGCATACAAAACAGACAGAATATCGTTTGTGGATATGATGTACCAAAATCGAATGGGTAAAGGTACGGCAACCGTAGAAGTTCAAAAAAACTTTAAAGAGGGTGATTATAAACTTACCAATAATCCTTATGATTTAGCCATTGAAGGTACTGGGTATTTTGTGGTGTATGATCCTGAAAAAGATGAAATTTATTATTCAAGAGCGGGTGATTTTAAGAAATCGGTTGATGGTTTTTTAGTCACTCAAACAGGAGAGCATGTTCGAGGTATTCCTGCAGCTGTTACTGGGGATATGATTATGAATGAGGATTTTCCTAATTTTATGGCCTCTCAAATCATCAAATCAGCAACCAGCGTTCAAAGTGTGAATGTCAGAGCTACGGATTATAACTCCTCAGCAACCGATGAAATCGATCCGGTTACTGGAATTAAGACGAAAGAATCCTCTGCCATTATCGCAGATATAGAACTGTTAAAAGCGGATTATAGAAAAAAACTGCAAGCGTATGCTAACAATCCAACAAATGCTGGAACAGCACCAACGAATCAAGTGACAGCGATTACGGTTGCAGATTATGCAACGCAGTTAAATGACGCCAATGACTCTGTTTCAGTGACAGTGAATAATACAAAATATACGCAAAATTTTGAAGGGGATGCAGAGACTACCATGCAATTTTTAGCTGCAAAAATAGCTAAAGCAGAAGGTGTTAAAGATGCCAGTTTTGATCCTGCAACAGGAACCATTACTGTAGATACCCTGATTCCAGGTGAGAATATCAAAATTAACTCATTGCTGGTCAATGATACAGCGTATACTTCAATTGCTACTACAGCTGCTGTTGCAGGAAGCGGTGAAGCGGCGATGAACAGCAGTTATGCTGCTTTAGAAGCTGCCATGACCAGAGCCAATGCAGAGTTAACCCAAGTGGTAACAGATATTACAATTCCTCCTAAAGGAACAGCCACAACTGGTGTAACCGTTGATGTTGATGGTTATGGTGATTTGCAATTGAATTTAACGGAATTGGGAATCTCAGATAATCAGTTCAGTAATTTCATGGTAGATGATGGTATTATTTACATGGTTCAAGGGGATAATAAGTATGCTATTGCAAAAATCCCAACGGTTGCATTTAACAATGAAAGTGGACTGGTTCCTGAAGGGGGACGACTCTTTAAGGGTACAAAAGATGCGGGGGAACCTATCAATGCTGATTATGGTTCAAAAGTTGTAGGGAAAACCATAGAGTTGAGTAACTCAAACATGGGAGAGAGTTTGGTGGAATTGATGACCTTCCAAAGAGCTTATGAAGCAAACTCACGCTCAATTACAACTGCGGATGAGTTTTTAAACATTGCCATACAACTTAAAAAATAG
- a CDS encoding flagellar hook-basal body complex protein — protein sequence MIGALWTGISGLASHQAALDNEANNIANVNTIGYKATRIAFADQVYQNRIGKGSKVLDAEKIYEQASTKKTGVSYDIALKGDGFITVTDRNNGGGTSETYYTRAGNLRMGDNGTLQDANGNEVQGWVLSSIDPDADVVTTNPNITIFTSDYTKLVSSRIINHGTYIETIAAKTTDYNNTAKGDSHQIFAGAGYNTESGKISDIQELQKAYAAALQKYQEDPDGASATSVAQVTYIDFEDKAAGHLADDNDFISVYINNKRYTQQFDTSYENTMKKLADKLTEAIPGIKVYTVDATAAHNESTADADVASGVLKIESLIPGQPFIVSNVLTTSGQTEINGTVLTSDGVAAVEGSGLGALESIRDALSEAVSGKQRDVFLPSDLFTLTPSTTTLSADAGFDYRVTIWDNDAKQNVTIPTAGPLTLGPYLTGTDALTNMADIVTQINGDPELSLYLNASIVNNALVIETKDSNFDVEFSGVLDETSGPLGLIEKNATHSGREGAGAEFIEMVTKIDQTSSKDSLQLRLDTLGISDTAFGDFSVDSNGVITIRQDGVDYAIGQISIAMFNNNRGLESIGNNLLRKTNESGDPIYSLNNAKAADVENKYVELSGADLSKSLVNLMVFQRGFEANAKSITTSDELLNTLINLKR from the coding sequence ATGATTGGTGCATTATGGACAGGAATTAGCGGATTAGCTTCGCATCAAGCAGCTTTAGATAATGAAGCAAATAATATCGCCAATGTTAATACAATAGGGTATAAAGCTACAAGAATTGCATTTGCCGATCAAGTGTATCAAAACAGAATTGGTAAAGGTTCTAAAGTATTAGATGCTGAAAAAATTTATGAACAAGCAAGTACTAAAAAAACAGGTGTATCTTACGATATCGCTTTGAAAGGTGATGGTTTTATCACCGTAACAGACAGAAATAACGGAGGAGGAACCTCTGAGACCTACTATACACGAGCGGGTAACTTACGTATGGGTGATAATGGTACACTGCAAGATGCCAACGGAAATGAAGTCCAAGGTTGGGTATTGAGTAGTATTGATCCTGATGCTGATGTTGTGACAACCAATCCAAATATTACAATTTTTACAAGTGATTATACCAAACTTGTCAGTTCACGAATCATCAATCATGGTACATATATTGAAACCATTGCAGCAAAAACAACCGATTATAACAATACGGCTAAAGGGGATTCTCATCAAATTTTTGCAGGAGCTGGGTACAATACTGAATCTGGAAAAATTTCCGATATTCAAGAGTTGCAAAAAGCATATGCGGCGGCATTGCAAAAGTATCAAGAAGATCCAGATGGGGCATCTGCAACTTCAGTAGCTCAAGTAACGTATATAGACTTTGAAGATAAAGCTGCAGGACACTTAGCTGACGATAATGACTTTATCTCAGTATATATTAATAACAAACGATATACACAACAGTTTGATACTTCGTATGAAAATACAATGAAAAAGCTTGCAGACAAACTGACAGAAGCGATTCCTGGTATTAAAGTTTATACCGTTGATGCAACAGCTGCACACAATGAAAGTACAGCCGATGCAGATGTAGCAAGCGGTGTTTTAAAAATTGAGTCACTGATTCCAGGTCAACCATTTATTGTAAGTAACGTATTAACGACCTCTGGGCAAACTGAAATCAATGGTACAGTTTTAACATCAGATGGTGTTGCTGCGGTTGAAGGAAGCGGATTGGGTGCTTTAGAATCGATTCGTGATGCATTATCAGAAGCTGTCAGTGGAAAACAAAGAGATGTTTTCTTACCAAGTGATTTGTTTACTTTAACCCCATCAACAACAACACTCAGTGCCGATGCAGGGTTTGATTATCGAGTAACAATTTGGGATAATGATGCCAAACAAAATGTAACTATACCAACTGCGGGTCCATTAACTCTTGGGCCATACCTAACTGGTACAGATGCTTTAACCAATATGGCAGATATTGTGACTCAAATTAATGGTGACCCAGAGTTATCTTTATATTTGAATGCATCAATTGTGAATAATGCATTGGTGATTGAGACAAAAGACTCAAACTTTGATGTTGAATTCAGTGGAGTTCTAGATGAGACATCAGGTCCTCTTGGTTTGATTGAGAAAAATGCAACACACAGTGGACGAGAAGGTGCAGGTGCTGAATTTATTGAAATGGTGACTAAAATTGACCAAACGTCATCAAAAGACTCTTTACAGTTAAGACTGGATACTTTAGGAATTTCAGATACTGCATTTGGAGACTTTTCAGTTGATTCTAATGGGGTGATTACCATCAGACAAGATGGGGTTGATTATGCCATTGGTCAAATATCGATTGCAATGTTTAACAACAATCGTGGTTTAGAATCTATTGGAAACAACCTTCTTCGAAAAACAAATGAATCTGGGGATCCAATTTACAGTCTTAACAATGCAAAAGCAGCAGATGTTGAAAATAAATATGTGGAACTCAGTGGTGCAGACTTAAGTAAAAGTTTGGTTAACTTGATGGTATTCCAAAGAGGGTTTGAAGCCAATGCAAAATCAATCACAACTTCAGATGAGTTGTTAAACACACTGATCAATTTAAAACGATAA